In Odontesthes bonariensis isolate fOdoBon6 chromosome 22, fOdoBon6.hap1, whole genome shotgun sequence, one genomic interval encodes:
- the gsdf gene encoding gonadal somatic cell derived factor has product MMTAFVLHPSKEGHAASADSSILHHRCQGESLQSIRKSLLRALNMQTEPRLPAGGLDSVREQWQRAFRSSSQSAQDTKTPAASGYSVSPDSGNNTSLKCCSMASEIFMKDLGWDSWVIHPLSLTIVQCALCNPADNTVRCPSSAPGVQDDNSQDQVPCCQPTSQEMVPIVYMDEDSTIVISDMQLTRSCGCGPGNTHQPNKE; this is encoded by the exons ATGATGACTGCATTTGTCTTGCATCCATCCAAGGAAGGGCATGCGGCTTCTGCTGATTCTTCCATTCTCCATCACAG GTGCCAGGGTGAGTCCTTGCAGTCCATCAGGAAGAGTCTCCTGAGGGCTCTCAACATGCAGACTGAGCCACGGCTGCCTGCTGGTGGGCTGGACAGTGTCAGAGAGCAGTGGCAGAGAGCCTTTCGCTCCAGCTCTCAAAGTGCACAGGACACAAAAA CTCCAGCTGCCTCCGGCTACTCTGTGTCGCCTGACAGTGGAAACAATACGAGCCTGAAGTGCTGTTCCATGGCCTCTGAGATCTTCATGAAAG aTCTGGGCTGGGACAGCTGGGTGATCCATCCTTTGAGCCTGACCATTGTTCAGTGTGCACTGTGCAATCCTGCAGATAACACTGTGCGATGCCCATCATCAGCCCCCGGTGTCCAGGATGACAACTCACAG GACCAGGTGCCATGCTGTCAGCCCACCTCCCAGGAAATGGTGCCCATCGTCTACATGGATGAAGACAGCACCATTGTGATTTCTGACATGCAGCTGACTCGCAGCTGCGGCTGTGGACCTGGCAACACCCATCAGCCCAACAAAGAGTAG